A segment of the Leptolyngbya sp. NIES-3755 genome:
GGATACTGAAACGATATAGTTTGAATAGCCTTGTCAGTTGGGGAAAAACAATGGTTGAACCCATCCCACCGATTACGTTACCGCCCGCCAAGCATCCGGAGCAGGAGGCAGCTTGGCTTGAGCAAAAATTACAGCGGTGGCTTGATGAAGAGTTTCTTCCGGAGCCTGCCAACCGGAAAATTGCACAACGCGCTGCCCAAATTTTCAAACGTCACCGAATGGAAGACGAAAATGATTTGGGATCGCTCGTCATCGCGATTATTGCAGAAATGCAGGCGTTTGATTTTTCAGATAGTTTTTATGGAGAATTCGCGATCGCCAACGCGGTCAGTGATTTACTGATGGACAGCTTGGGGATCGATCGCTGTTGTGGTCAATAAAATTTTGGATTCCAGACGAATCCGAAACCCAAAATTCTTTCTACCAGCTTGATTTGACGACACCAGGCAACAATCCTGCGTGTGCCATTTCCCGAATACAGTGCCGTGACAGTCCAAAGTCACGATACACACCTCTTGGACGACCCGTTGCCCAACAGCGATTCCGCACCCGAACTTTTGCACTGTTGCGGGGAAGCTGTTGAATTTGGCGATGGATTTCCAGCTTTTCAGACTGAGAGGTTGCAGCAGCGAACTGTTCCTTGAGCGCTGTGCGCTTTTCAGCATACTTTTCGACGAGGCGTTCGCGCTTTCTCTCGCGCTCAACCATGCTCTTTTTAGCCATGAACGATCTTTGAACCTTTGATAAAAGACACTATTTTTGATTCTACTCAAAAAAGCCGCGTTCTAGTTCGTTGAATTTTAAAAGCTGCGGTCGGTTGTGTAAATTCGATAGCCCGGAAGTACGATCGCGATTCCAATCCAGCTTTGCACGATTCCCAGATAATTCGCCTCCGCAGCACGTCCACCGATTCGGAGCGTAAAAATTCCAACTAAAAGTAGAGTCCTGGAATTAAGGCATCCAGGCTGTCAGCGAACACTTTGTGTAGCGAAGCTTGCGATCGAAGTGCTTCGTTTGTCGAAATTGACTCTGGCTTGTTGAGTTGAGTAGACATAATCGCTAGGAAATTTTGATAGGAGGATCGGCAAGATGGGCGGATGGGCAAAGATCGACGAGAACACATCGATCGCATTGTGGACTGCGAGCGTTACAAACTGCGCGACCGTGATAGACCAACCGAATCGACCAGTTTTCCCAATCCGGTTGGGGTAAGAGCTTCATC
Coding sequences within it:
- a CDS encoding hypothetical protein (conserved hypothetical protein;~similar to AA sequence:cyanobase_aa:LBDG_19010), which translates into the protein MVEPIPPITLPPAKHPEQEAAWLEQKLQRWLDEEFLPEPANRKIAQRAAQIFKRHRMEDENDLGSLVIAIIAEMQAFDFSDSFYGEFAIANAVSDLLMDSLGIDRCCGQ
- a CDS encoding 30S ribosomal protein S14 (similar to AA sequence:cyanobase_aa:LBDG_19000), which gives rise to MAKKSMVERERKRERLVEKYAEKRTALKEQFAAATSQSEKLEIHRQIQQLPRNSAKVRVRNRCWATGRPRGVYRDFGLSRHCIREMAHAGLLPGVVKSSW